A stretch of DNA from Glycine max cultivar Williams 82 chromosome 18, Glycine_max_v4.0, whole genome shotgun sequence:
ttagtaaaaaaactaaaagttaacTAAGATGAGTATAGTCTAACTATTTTCACGTCAccatttaattatgattaattaaatgtaaaaattgtaatgaattataattgttattatagtAAAGTCAATATAAACTATAATGATAATCTAGAAAAATATCACGCCTTAGACTATTATAGTTGAATAAATAGACTCGTTTAATCAATATGAATGATAGTTTAGAAAGTTTAACTTCATTCACACGTTATCGTAAatttcagaagaagaaaaaacagaaagaaaatacaAACTTCCTCTATTTGACCACACATGTGCACATCAATTGTTTCCACGTATGGATAGACATGTATACAATAATTCCTAAGAAAACCAAAGTCAAATCTtattgtaaataattaatacactGGTTATTTACTGTTGTAGGTAAATTAACAAGTGTTTAAAGTCTGCGTTTGCTTATAGTTTTCCCTCATAAAATGGGTCTGACCATGCTACCTATCTGGAATAATTTGAACATACACTAGTAAGCTTTTAGTGACTTGAATATGAACAGATCTCTGACCAAGAATCTCAGCatttgttataatttaaatatatgctCTCCCTATATTAGTCTTATATATGGTTCTAGACGGTGTGCCTTTCCAatttttgaatataaaaaaaggaaaaaggtaaaataagaaatatgaaGTTAGTTTTAGTCATACAATGATGCATGTATATGGccaaagattatttttattaaattttacttcaattatatatgtttttattatgtgTTCAAGACaaattttttagattaatttCTCTGCACTATGGTAAAAAATTATCCTATTAATTAAACCAATCagaaatcatattaaataagatttttaattttaaaaaattattgtaaaatttaacTAACTTATCATAGATAATAATTTCTCATTGATGGGTAGTATAAAAACTTTTACagtatatattctattttttcataatttttcgggcatctcacttaattaatatgcttgttaaaaaatatatttaaaacacaTTAATTGTACATATGATCTTAttgtaattaaacaataattatatgaaatcatatatatatatatatatatatatatatatatatatatatatatatatatatatatattgattaattgATAGACTTACTGCTTCTTGAACATCATTGGGGCTGGATTTTGCATTGGGTGGAAGGCGAAACTCATGCATCATCCAATCAGTTTTGGTGCCTTTGCCAGCACTTCCACGGTAATAGACCAATGACTTCTTCAGGCCAATGCATTCATGGGGTTCTTTCACGCAATATATGGACTTGTCAATCCCTGTGGCCTTCCAGAACCCTGACCTAGTTACCCTGTTTGGCCTCACGCTGTTTCTGTACTTCCTCCCTCTTATGCAGAAAAAATACCACTCTTTGTCCCCAAAAGAATTCACCTCTTCATGCAttaccacaaaaaagaaaaattaattaacatatttagaaataatgaattaactatatatatttatttgccTTGAAAATTCAAAGTATggtatatttcttataaaagaaGTTGAATCAACCATTACATGCACTTTCATTTAGCTTAATTGTGTTAAGCGCCATATCTCATCGTTTCAttcaacaaaatcaatttatctTCATCAAATGACACTCAACTCCTTAATTATTTGAAACAATCTTATAAATTAAGAAACCATTAACAAAAATTTAGCAGCAGAAGGATACCaaaatacttattattttcCACCATATTGTGTACTTACAAGTGGAGCTTATAGTGGAAGCAGATCTTACTTGGAAGATCCCATGGATCATATTTGTAGATATCAACCTGTTTGATGAGTTCAATTTTTAGAGGCTTTTTGTCCACCTTTCTCTGCAGATAAAACCCAACAAGCTCTTCATCCGTGGGGTGGAATCTAAAGCCAGGAAGCACAACCTCTTCATCCTTCTTGGTATCATCAGAGCTATGCACcttaacattcattttttttattttctctattattTGTTTCCAACCACACGCCAAAGTACTTTTTAAAACCGATGGGAAGATTCTAATgatgtgaaaataattttccacATCCCCACATATTTATACACATTTTTGAGATATTTTTTGGTTTCGTTGTTTGTTTTGAATATTGGCAACTGGAGTCAAGTCAAACATTTCGATTATGAGATCATATGTATCCCTAAAGGGAAAGAAGGTTGGTCCCAATGCTGACAAGTTTATAATTATGAACCACACTACAAGACATTAGGATTTTTCTAGGGTTAGGGTGTGGCACGGGTGATGCATATGCATATGGTGGTCCTCCCTATGTACCATCATGGTTAATTAACCATATTGATGGTGAAAAGCGAGTGACATGAGAATTTTTGAAACATAGTGAGTTTTCATTGCCTCAACATATTGGAAAGTCAAGCAGAGGAGGGCACCATTTTGACTATTGGAGATATGAAtggaataaatatatataaacaacacTGTCAATTGAGGGGAAAAGTcaaattacatttcaaagacatcAATACTGTTGTAGAAAAATTTCCTGGGCTttatctcaaaaaataaaattaaacaaaattgaaggcttaattactttaataaaagGATCCATGCATTAGTGATCGACCAAACTGCCTGTAAAGATATATATGTTGTCCCTCTCTGACGAATATAGTAATCAGTGCAAACTTCTGGTGGTATTAGTTATTCTAGTTTGAGTCATCTTAATTATAGAACGTTGAGTTTTTCAGTGTGTCTCTTTGCAGTTTTTGGAGAAtccaaacaattttattttattttgtattgtttCATGATTCCCTGAGCATTTGACGGTTTGTGCTATCCATTATTGCATGCATAGCATTTTCCTTAAGTGATTTTGGTTTACCACCATAATAatatttagaaagatatgaaTTGAACACAGTGAGTGAATTTCATTGCCTCCACAAGTTACAGCATCAATTAATATAccaattagaaaaagaaaattgaacttTACTTGTCTTGGTAATTTATAAACCATGTCCGTGATTTGAAcattatcaaatttaaaaagcaGTAAAAGTCGAGAAACACTCTGAAACATAACTTTGTAACACACATAATCTAAGTAGATTACACCAtagcatacaaaaaaaatgagcaGGATGCAATTTTTTCTACTTAAAAGAGATCTAATTAAGCTACATGTAATGAGCATATAGGAAAAGACTCCAAAGGTGAAACAAAACACTAGACATATGTCTTGCACTTGAGACACAACTGATCTTGTACATAATAATATTTAGGATAAGGCAAGCATTTTTAGCATGGTTGTTAAACTTGCGATTCTACGTAGAATCGTGGAGGTTCTGTAAACTCGACTCGTAGAATCGAatcgtaaactcgtaagagtttacTCAAAAGGCAGCAACAGAACCCACTACCCAAAAGGCAGCAACAAAACCCACTACTCACCCTTAATGAAGTCAGAATTTCAATTAACAGATAATTTGTCCATGTCCAGGGGACCACCTTAACGTTGCTAGAATTCAACACTAAACATCGTTTCAAACTTTCAATTAACAGAGATTTCAATTAACAGATACTCCCTTAATTTAGCAACAGAACCCAAAACTCAACACTACAATGAAACTAACAATAGTCTTGCCAGAATTTCAATTAACAGATACTCCCTTAATAAGCATCGTTTCAAACTTTCAATTAACAGAGATGAATTAACAAAGAAGCTTTGAGAAATAAAACACCTTAGCGTCGTGGAGCAAAGCTTGGAGCTAGGTCATGAAATGAGGGCTTTCGATGAGTGAGGgctttcaagtttcaaacaATGACGACGAGTAACTCAGCAGTCCAGCACGACAACGATGACGACAACCACTACGATGCGAGTAGCTTAGCGAGAGTCATTTTCGGGGGTTAGTAGCTTGAACAAGGCAGAGTGAGTGAGTAGAGAGTCGCGAGAGTCATTCTCGGGGGTTATTTTACGATGCCGATTAGGATTTTCGTAAACTCGTGGACTCGGAATAGACTCGTGAGTCTACCCAAACTCATCAATCGGACGAGTCTACTCCAGTTTCGATTCTACTTCCGATTTAAATCGTCAACCCTTAGTAGAATCGTAAAATCGTACGATTTTACGATTTAAATCACGAGTTTAATAACAATGATTTTTAGAACTCTTCCAAAACTTTAACTTTTGAAAATACCATAATGAAGAGAAGGCAAACTTCCTACAGCAACCAAGACAGTAAAAAATTCTCTATTAATtggttatttaatttgtttagatACATCTTGCATATAATGtgtttgattatatatatatatatatatatatatatatatatatatatatatatatatatatatattacaataaatattaattgttaatttattaatttttatttgtgggaaaGATTCGAATTCACAATCGAATCTTTCCCTTTATTCATTTAACCATTAAT
This window harbors:
- the LOC100819795 gene encoding transcription factor JUNGBRUNNEN 1: MNVKVHSSDDTKKDEEVVLPGFRFHPTDEELVGFYLQRKVDKKPLKIELIKQVDIYKYDPWDLPKVNSFGDKEWYFFCIRGRKYRNSVRPNRVTRSGFWKATGIDKSIYCVKEPHECIGLKKSLVYYRGSAGKGTKTDWMMHEFRLPPNAKSSPNDVQEAEVWTLCRIFKRIPSFKKYAPNLKDSTPATKPNPVNSNASTLDSDNCCKPYLICRDPMMMQQIERKPVIGQVDEKKHLFLGQFGPLSHLQAPSTTPYPNFWNQNNVEDHAFANENWDDLRSVVQFAIDPSTVFDCTETYIPPYFS